A window of Acidimicrobiales bacterium genomic DNA:
TTGCCCACCTCCTGCTCGGCCCAGTACACCGCCGCCGACGCTCCGCCATTGGGCGGCGGGGCCGGCCCGGCTGCGGGAGCTGCCGGCGCCCCCCCATGGCTCGGGGCCCCGTGCGGCGTCGAGCTGGCGGCGACGGCCTGCGGCGCCTGACGCTGCTGCTGGGCCTGGGCCACGAGGCCGACGAGCTGGCCCTTCACGTGAGAGAGGGTCGCTTCCTCGGCGGCAGTCTGGGCGGCGGCGGCCTGGCCGGCGCTGGCGACCGAGGTCAGGGCGGCCTGCGCGCTCTGCTGATCCCGCTCGAGGGCGGCCTGCCTGGCCTGGAGGGCCTGACGGGCCTGGCGCAGGCGGCCCACGATCTGGTGCTGGTCTCCCGCCAGCACGTCGAGGTACTGCTGGCGCACCAGGGAGTCGAAGTGCGTGTCCCGCAGCACGTCGGTGGGCTGCGAGGTCCCTCCGTCCATGAAGGAGCTCACGGCGTCCTGGCGTAGCCGATCGTCGATGGCGCTCACCCGCTGCTGGGTCTCGGCGACCTGGGCCTTCGCCGTCGCCACCTCGGCCGACACCGAATCTGCTCGGATACGAGCCAGGTCGTACTGCTCGGCGAATCGGTCCTGCTGCGCGTTCTGGACGTCGATCTGGGCGGCGAGCGCGGCAGCCTGGGCCTGCAGGTCTCCAGCCTGATCCGCCGCCGCAGGCTTGGGCCCGGCAGCCAGCGGGTAGACCGCGACGGTCATGGCCGAAGCGGCAAGGGCGACATAGCGACGCCAGGGGGCAGTCGTCGCCGGCGCGATCCGTGGGGCGAGTCGCACAACGGATCAGCAACTTACGACGGGGCTTCCTTTCGATGCAAGCCCACGCCAAGCAAATTGTGTATGACGAGCTAGCTCGTTGCCAAGCACAGCCCGGGGCCCTCGTCGCTTACACCGAGGGCAACGCCCGGCGCTACCGTCGCCGAGCATGAGTGACGTGTCAGCCGGTGGTGAGCAGCGGGTCGAGCACGACTCGATGGGCGAGGTCCGAGTTCCGGCCGCCGCCCGGTGGGGGGCCCAGACCCAACGAGCGGTCGAGAACTTTCCCATCTCGGGGATGCGCATCGATCGCTCGTTGATCGCCGCCCTGGCGGCCATAAAGGCGGCGGCCGCCCAGGTCAACGCGCGGCTAGGGGTCATCGACGCCGACGTCGCCGAGGCCCTCCATCAGGCCGCCATCGAGGTGGAAGGCGGCCGGTGGGACGACCACTTCCCGGCCGACGTGTTCCAGACGGGATCCGGCACCTCCTCGAACATGAACATGAACGAGGTCCTGGCCAATCTGGCCGGCGAGCGCCTGGGCCGCGAGATCCGACCCAACGACGAGCCCAACGCCTCGCAGTCGTCCAACGACGTCTTCCCCTCCGCCATCCACGTCGCCGCCTGCCGCGAGATCGTGTCGGGGCTCATTCCCGCCCTCGAGCACCTCTGCGAGGTCCTGCGCGAGCGAAGTCGCCGCTTCTCCCCCGTGGTGAAGGCGGGCCGGACCCACCTGATGGACGCCACCCCGGTGACCCTCGGGCAGGAGTTCGGCGGGTACGCCTCGGCCACCGAGAACGGCGTCGAGCGCCTGCGCGACTCCCTGCCGCGAGTCGGCGAGCTGCCTCTCGGGGGCACCGCGGTCGGGACCGGCCTGAACGCCCCTGAAGGTTTCGCGTCGGGCGTGATCGAGGAGCTGGCCACCAGGCTGGGGCTGCCGCTGACCGAGGCACGGGACCACTTCGAGATCCAGGGCACCCGCGACGCACTGGTCGAGGCGTCAGGCGTGCTGCGCACGGTGGCCGTGTCCCTGTACAAGATCTGCAACGACCTGCGATGGATGGCGAGCGGCCCCCGGGCAGGGCTGGCCGAGATCCGTCTGCCCGACCTCCAACCCGGATCCTCGATCATGCCCGGGAAGGTCAATCCGGTCGTGCCCGAGGCGGTCTGCCAGGTCGTCGCCCAGGTGATCGGGAACGACGCCGCCGTGGCCTTCGGGGGCGCGGCGGGCAACTTCGAGCTCAATGTGATGCTGCCGGTGATCGCTCGCAACCTGCTCGAGTCCGTGCGCCTGCTGACCGCCGCCAGCCGCGCCCTTGCCGACAGATGCGTCACCGGCATCGAGGCCGACGAGGAGCGGTGCCGGACCTACGCCCTCTCGTCACCGGCCATCGCCACTGCCCTCAACCCCTACATCGGCTACGAGCAGGCGGCCAGGGTGGTGAAGAAGGCGATCGCAGAGGGCAAGGACCTGCGCACCGTCGTGCTCGAGATGGGTTTGCTCAGCGAGGACGAGGTCGACAAGGCCCTCGACGTCGAGGCCATGACCCGAGGCGGCATAGTGCGCTGAGCACGGGTCGGGGCCGGGGGAACCAGGGGTGCCCGTTGGTAAGGTCGCCATGGTGCATCCCATCGAGCGGCTCCGCTACGTGGCCAGGGCGGAGGGAGCCGGTCCGGGATCGCTCGCCGCCGAGGCGGCGCACGCGCTGGCGGGCTTCGCCGACGATCCCGCGGCGCTCGTCACCGCCTGCCGGCGCCTGGTCGATCGCCACCCGACCGCGGGGCCCCTGTGGTCGCTGGCGTGCCGGGTGCTGGCCGCGACGGATCCGCAGCAGGAGGTGTGGA
This region includes:
- a CDS encoding NlpC/P60 family protein, encoding MTVAVYPLAAGPKPAAADQAGDLQAQAAALAAQIDVQNAQQDRFAEQYDLARIRADSVSAEVATAKAQVAETQQRVSAIDDRLRQDAVSSFMDGGTSQPTDVLRDTHFDSLVRQQYLDVLAGDQHQIVGRLRQARQALQARQAALERDQQSAQAALTSVASAGQAAAAQTAAEEATLSHVKGQLVGLVAQAQQQRQAPQAVAASSTPHGAPSHGGAPAAPAAGPAPPPNGGASAAVYWAEQEVGKPYQYGGSGPDSFDCSGLTMWAWEHAGVSLPHSSNQQYDVTTRVSQNDLQPGDLIFEDWGGGGPAPGHVGIYVGNGQMVVAEHTGTNVQYAPAIRSAYYGAGRVR
- a CDS encoding class II fumarate hydratase, with translation MSDVSAGGEQRVEHDSMGEVRVPAAARWGAQTQRAVENFPISGMRIDRSLIAALAAIKAAAAQVNARLGVIDADVAEALHQAAIEVEGGRWDDHFPADVFQTGSGTSSNMNMNEVLANLAGERLGREIRPNDEPNASQSSNDVFPSAIHVAACREIVSGLIPALEHLCEVLRERSRRFSPVVKAGRTHLMDATPVTLGQEFGGYASATENGVERLRDSLPRVGELPLGGTAVGTGLNAPEGFASGVIEELATRLGLPLTEARDHFEIQGTRDALVEASGVLRTVAVSLYKICNDLRWMASGPRAGLAEIRLPDLQPGSSIMPGKVNPVVPEAVCQVVAQVIGNDAAVAFGGAAGNFELNVMLPVIARNLLESVRLLTAASRALADRCVTGIEADEERCRTYALSSPAIATALNPYIGYEQAARVVKKAIAEGKDLRTVVLEMGLLSEDEVDKALDVEAMTRGGIVR